The Coregonus clupeaformis isolate EN_2021a chromosome 18, ASM2061545v1, whole genome shotgun sequence genome has a segment encoding these proteins:
- the LOC121573769 gene encoding tuftelin-interacting protein 11 isoform X2, with the protein MSMSHLYGRQGEEEEEGVEVEKFEVTEWDLANEFNPERRRHRQTKEEAVYGIWAERGDSDDERPSFGGKRSKDYSAPVNFVSAGLRKSAAEDKQQQQSGGGSDDSDNDNTPPAPPRDTAPKKLQTGGNFRGNSQSQRTGFAAGIRAGGDMGTWEKHTKGIGQKLLQKMGYIPGKGLGKNAQGILNPIEAKLRKGKGAVGAYGNERTKQSLQDFPVVDSEEEEEKEFQRELGQWRRDPVGGGGKKKPKYSYRTVEELKANGKLAGRTTQTPAGELAQVKVIDMTGREQKVYYSYSQMTNKLSVPEEAPMSVAAREQKTSGFALPELEHNLQLLIDLTEQDILQSSRRLQHERDVVVTLSHESSSLQTRLGTERDAIQRLEAVLQLVDRFQSGETAPGVGPSLQECAGIFATLQSDFFEEYKTLGLGDLAAAVVHPLIREKLRTWDPLKDSSYGLEEVGQWRAILESGQLHHANAPEAHMDPYHRLLWEVWIPVLRVCVSGWQPRMVGPMVDCVEVWAPLLPLWILNYLLEQLIFPRLQREVDSWNPLTDTVPIHSWLHPWLPLLQSRLEPLYPPIRSKLANALQRWHPSDGSARLILQPWRDVFTPGAWEAFMVKNIIPKLALCLGELLINPHQQQMETFNWVLDWEGMLSPSSLVSLLDKHFFPKWLQVLCSWLSNSPNYEEITKWYLGWKSMFSDAVLAQPLVKDKFNEALDIMNRAVSSSLGGGYMQPGARENIAYLTHTERRKDFQYEALQERRDAESVAQRGIGASLPTNFKDLIQTKAEENNIVFMPLVAKRHEGKQLYTFGRIIIYIDRGVVFVQGEKTWVPTSLQSLIDMAK; encoded by the exons ATGTCTATGTCCCATCTGTACGGAcggcagggagaggaggaagaggagggggtggaggtggagaAGTTTGAGGTGACAGAATGGGACCTGGCCAACGAGTTTAACCCGGAGCGCCGTAGACACAGACAGACCAAAGAAGAGGCCGTCTATGGCATCTGGGCAGAGAGGGGTGACTCCGACGATGAGAGACCCAGCTTCGGAGGGAAGCG GTCTAAGGACTACTCTGCCCCGGTGAATTTTGTGAGTGCTGGGCTGCGTAAGTCTGCAGCAGAGGACAAGCAACAGCAGCAGAGTGGTGGAGGGTCAGACGACTCTGACAATGACAACACCCCCCCTGCGCCACCCCGCGACACCGCACCGAAGAAACTGCAGacg GGTGGTAATTTCCGTGGCAACAGCCAGTCCCAGAGGACTGGATTTGCGGCTGGTATCCGGGCTGGAGGAGACATGGGCACTTGGGAGAAACACACAAAGGGGATTGGCCAGAAACTCCTCCAGAAGATGGGCTACATACCAGGGAAAGGACTGGGGAAGAACGCACAGG GTATTTTAAACCCCATCGAGGCAAAGCTTCGTAAGGGGAAAGGGGCAGTGGGTGCCTACGGCAACGAGAGAACCAAACAGTCATTACAGGACTTCCCTGTGGTTGactctgaggaggaggaggagaag GAGTTCCAGAGGGAGCTAGGTCAGTGGCGTAGGGATCCTGTGGGTGGGGGAGGGAAGAAAAAACCTAAGTATTCCTACAGGACTGTAGAAGAGCTGAAGGCTAATGGCAAGCTGGCTGGACGGACCACACAGACACCCGCTGGAGAACTGGCTCAGGTCAAG gtgataGATATGACAGGCAGGGAACAGAAGGTGTATTACAGCTACAGTCAGATGACTAACAAACTCAGTGTACCAGAGGAGGCTCCAATGAGCGTAGCCGCACGTGAGCAGAAGACGTCTGGCTTTGCCCTGCCAGAGCTGGAACACAACCTGCAACTACTGATCGACCTGACGGAACAAGACATACTACag TCCTCGCGGCGTCTGCAGCATGAGCGTGACGTGGTGGTGACTCTGAGCCACGAGAGCTCCAGTCTGCAGACTAGGCTGGGGACGGAACGAGACGCCATCCAGAGGCTGGAAGCAGTACTGCAGCTGGTGGATCGCTTTCAGAGTGGAGAGACTGCACCTGGGGTGGGACCCAGCCTgcag gaGTGTGCTGGTATCTTTGCGACCCTACAGAGTGATTTCTTTGAGGAGTATAAGACTCTAGGTTTGGGAGATCTGGCTGCTGCTGTAGTACATCCACTTATCAGAGAGAAACTACGCACATGGGACCCtctcaag GATAGTTCATATGGTCTGGAGGAGGTGGGTCAGTGGCGAGCCATCCTGGAGTCTGGTCAGCTACACCACGCCAACGCCCCTGAAGCACACATGGACCCCTACCACAG gctGCTGTGGGAGGTGTGGATCCCGGTGCTGCGAGTGTGTGTGTCGGGGTGGCAGCCTCGTATGGTAGGACCCATGGTGGACTGTGTGGAGGTCTGGGCCCCTCTGCTGCCCCTCTGGATACTAAACTACCTCCTGGAACAACTAATCTTCCCCAGGCTGCAGAGAGAG GTGGATAGCTGGAACCCCCTGACGGACACCGTGCCCATCCACTCCTGGCTCCACCCCTGGCTGCCTCTGCTCCAATCACGGCTGGAGCCTCTGTACCCACCCATCCGCAGTAAACTGGCCAATGCACTGCAGCGCTGGCACCCGAGTGACGGCTCTGCCCGCCTCATCCTCCAACCATGGAGAGACGTGTTCACGCCCGGTGCCTGGGAGGCCTTCATGGTTAAAAACATCATCCCTAAACTAG CTCTGTGTCTGGGGGAGCTGTTAATAAATCCACACCAGCAGCAGATGGAGACGTTCAATTGGGTGTTGGACTGGGAGGGCATGCTGTCTCCCTCAAGCCTTGTATCACTGCTGGACAAACACTTCTTCCCTAAGTGGCTAcag GTGCTGTGTTCGTGGCTCAGTAACAGTCCTAACTATGAGGAGATTACTAAGTGGTACCTGGGCTGGAAGTCCATGTTCAGTGATGCTGTTCTGGCTCAGCCACTCGTCAAGGACAAGTTCAATGAAGCTCTGGACATCATGAACCGCGCTGTCTCCTCTAGCCTAG GTGGGGGGTACATGCAGCCCGGTGCCCGTGAGAACATTGCttacctcacacacacagagcgtcGTAAGGACTTCCAGTACGAGGCTTTGCAGGAGCGCCGGGACGCTGAGAGCGTGGCGCAGCGTGGCATCGGTGCCAGCCTGCCCACCAACTTCAAAGACCTAATCCAGACCAAGGCTGAGGAAAACAACATCGTCTTCATGCCGCTGGTTGCCAAACGCCACGAGGGCAAACAGCTGTACACCTTTGGACGCATCATCATCTACATCGACAGAGGAGTGGTCTTTGTACAGGGAGAGAAGACCTGGGTCCCTACGTCCCTACAGAGTCTAATCGATATGGCCAagtga
- the LOC121573769 gene encoding tuftelin-interacting protein 11 isoform X1 codes for MDIGPSPHTHRGPAMSMSHLYGRQGEEEEEGVEVEKFEVTEWDLANEFNPERRRHRQTKEEAVYGIWAERGDSDDERPSFGGKRSKDYSAPVNFVSAGLRKSAAEDKQQQQSGGGSDDSDNDNTPPAPPRDTAPKKLQTGGNFRGNSQSQRTGFAAGIRAGGDMGTWEKHTKGIGQKLLQKMGYIPGKGLGKNAQGILNPIEAKLRKGKGAVGAYGNERTKQSLQDFPVVDSEEEEEKEFQRELGQWRRDPVGGGGKKKPKYSYRTVEELKANGKLAGRTTQTPAGELAQVKVIDMTGREQKVYYSYSQMTNKLSVPEEAPMSVAAREQKTSGFALPELEHNLQLLIDLTEQDILQSSRRLQHERDVVVTLSHESSSLQTRLGTERDAIQRLEAVLQLVDRFQSGETAPGVGPSLQECAGIFATLQSDFFEEYKTLGLGDLAAAVVHPLIREKLRTWDPLKDSSYGLEEVGQWRAILESGQLHHANAPEAHMDPYHRLLWEVWIPVLRVCVSGWQPRMVGPMVDCVEVWAPLLPLWILNYLLEQLIFPRLQREVDSWNPLTDTVPIHSWLHPWLPLLQSRLEPLYPPIRSKLANALQRWHPSDGSARLILQPWRDVFTPGAWEAFMVKNIIPKLALCLGELLINPHQQQMETFNWVLDWEGMLSPSSLVSLLDKHFFPKWLQVLCSWLSNSPNYEEITKWYLGWKSMFSDAVLAQPLVKDKFNEALDIMNRAVSSSLGGGYMQPGARENIAYLTHTERRKDFQYEALQERRDAESVAQRGIGASLPTNFKDLIQTKAEENNIVFMPLVAKRHEGKQLYTFGRIIIYIDRGVVFVQGEKTWVPTSLQSLIDMAK; via the exons ATGGATATTGGAccctctccccacacacacag AGGCCCAGCCATGTCTATGTCCCATCTGTACGGAcggcagggagaggaggaagaggagggggtggaggtggagaAGTTTGAGGTGACAGAATGGGACCTGGCCAACGAGTTTAACCCGGAGCGCCGTAGACACAGACAGACCAAAGAAGAGGCCGTCTATGGCATCTGGGCAGAGAGGGGTGACTCCGACGATGAGAGACCCAGCTTCGGAGGGAAGCG GTCTAAGGACTACTCTGCCCCGGTGAATTTTGTGAGTGCTGGGCTGCGTAAGTCTGCAGCAGAGGACAAGCAACAGCAGCAGAGTGGTGGAGGGTCAGACGACTCTGACAATGACAACACCCCCCCTGCGCCACCCCGCGACACCGCACCGAAGAAACTGCAGacg GGTGGTAATTTCCGTGGCAACAGCCAGTCCCAGAGGACTGGATTTGCGGCTGGTATCCGGGCTGGAGGAGACATGGGCACTTGGGAGAAACACACAAAGGGGATTGGCCAGAAACTCCTCCAGAAGATGGGCTACATACCAGGGAAAGGACTGGGGAAGAACGCACAGG GTATTTTAAACCCCATCGAGGCAAAGCTTCGTAAGGGGAAAGGGGCAGTGGGTGCCTACGGCAACGAGAGAACCAAACAGTCATTACAGGACTTCCCTGTGGTTGactctgaggaggaggaggagaag GAGTTCCAGAGGGAGCTAGGTCAGTGGCGTAGGGATCCTGTGGGTGGGGGAGGGAAGAAAAAACCTAAGTATTCCTACAGGACTGTAGAAGAGCTGAAGGCTAATGGCAAGCTGGCTGGACGGACCACACAGACACCCGCTGGAGAACTGGCTCAGGTCAAG gtgataGATATGACAGGCAGGGAACAGAAGGTGTATTACAGCTACAGTCAGATGACTAACAAACTCAGTGTACCAGAGGAGGCTCCAATGAGCGTAGCCGCACGTGAGCAGAAGACGTCTGGCTTTGCCCTGCCAGAGCTGGAACACAACCTGCAACTACTGATCGACCTGACGGAACAAGACATACTACag TCCTCGCGGCGTCTGCAGCATGAGCGTGACGTGGTGGTGACTCTGAGCCACGAGAGCTCCAGTCTGCAGACTAGGCTGGGGACGGAACGAGACGCCATCCAGAGGCTGGAAGCAGTACTGCAGCTGGTGGATCGCTTTCAGAGTGGAGAGACTGCACCTGGGGTGGGACCCAGCCTgcag gaGTGTGCTGGTATCTTTGCGACCCTACAGAGTGATTTCTTTGAGGAGTATAAGACTCTAGGTTTGGGAGATCTGGCTGCTGCTGTAGTACATCCACTTATCAGAGAGAAACTACGCACATGGGACCCtctcaag GATAGTTCATATGGTCTGGAGGAGGTGGGTCAGTGGCGAGCCATCCTGGAGTCTGGTCAGCTACACCACGCCAACGCCCCTGAAGCACACATGGACCCCTACCACAG gctGCTGTGGGAGGTGTGGATCCCGGTGCTGCGAGTGTGTGTGTCGGGGTGGCAGCCTCGTATGGTAGGACCCATGGTGGACTGTGTGGAGGTCTGGGCCCCTCTGCTGCCCCTCTGGATACTAAACTACCTCCTGGAACAACTAATCTTCCCCAGGCTGCAGAGAGAG GTGGATAGCTGGAACCCCCTGACGGACACCGTGCCCATCCACTCCTGGCTCCACCCCTGGCTGCCTCTGCTCCAATCACGGCTGGAGCCTCTGTACCCACCCATCCGCAGTAAACTGGCCAATGCACTGCAGCGCTGGCACCCGAGTGACGGCTCTGCCCGCCTCATCCTCCAACCATGGAGAGACGTGTTCACGCCCGGTGCCTGGGAGGCCTTCATGGTTAAAAACATCATCCCTAAACTAG CTCTGTGTCTGGGGGAGCTGTTAATAAATCCACACCAGCAGCAGATGGAGACGTTCAATTGGGTGTTGGACTGGGAGGGCATGCTGTCTCCCTCAAGCCTTGTATCACTGCTGGACAAACACTTCTTCCCTAAGTGGCTAcag GTGCTGTGTTCGTGGCTCAGTAACAGTCCTAACTATGAGGAGATTACTAAGTGGTACCTGGGCTGGAAGTCCATGTTCAGTGATGCTGTTCTGGCTCAGCCACTCGTCAAGGACAAGTTCAATGAAGCTCTGGACATCATGAACCGCGCTGTCTCCTCTAGCCTAG GTGGGGGGTACATGCAGCCCGGTGCCCGTGAGAACATTGCttacctcacacacacagagcgtcGTAAGGACTTCCAGTACGAGGCTTTGCAGGAGCGCCGGGACGCTGAGAGCGTGGCGCAGCGTGGCATCGGTGCCAGCCTGCCCACCAACTTCAAAGACCTAATCCAGACCAAGGCTGAGGAAAACAACATCGTCTTCATGCCGCTGGTTGCCAAACGCCACGAGGGCAAACAGCTGTACACCTTTGGACGCATCATCATCTACATCGACAGAGGAGTGGTCTTTGTACAGGGAGAGAAGACCTGGGTCCCTACGTCCCTACAGAGTCTAATCGATATGGCCAagtga
- the LOC121573754 gene encoding THO complex subunit 5 homolog isoform X2 yields the protein MSDALKKRKSKVLRSEMGTPEGKRGRGEGDQDLPVYSEEVELDSRDPEEDYQEYKLTCEALAQLMNDIQEQKANGAKDGCTEIEEKRMQSCIHFMSLKKLNRLAHMRLKRGRDQTHEGKQRVDVLHLQLQNLLYEVMHLQKEISKCLEFKSKHEEIDLVSVDEFYQEAPPETSRSPLTKDDTHQLTLARLDWELEQRKRLAEQYKESLSSKEKIQKGIEVKKEHLSSLQPGLNAIMQASLPVQEYLSMPFEQTQRQTEIARHLPPSLYVLLVQASAYGQACDKSLSVSISGDVDEAKALSKPPEDSQDDDSGDSDAEEEQEKTKRRRPTTGGQLDDKRREMLKRHPLSLCLDLKCKDGSVLHLFFYYLMNLNIMTVKAKVSTATDLTGAISAGELLNSDTLLNCLYANDQGRETPNPANRYQFDKVGISSFGDYVAELGHPYLWVQRLGGLQFPSDAPEGVHAGSSLSASHMESTMKLLRGRVQSRLALHKQFSSLEHSIVPVSSECQHLFPAKVLSRLARWTTITHQEYTNLVFTQHVSEAGLARETDLFFMAVVERGTARLQAAVVLNPRYPVISPLFAVSLSWKGERSGRTDDNLRAMESEVNVFKSELQGPRPGHQLLTNQVARLGVCLDVYLETDGQDDSVEGPREFPREKMCLRTVRGPNRLKPFKYNHPQGFFSHR from the exons ATGTCAGACGCCCTGAAGAAGCGCAAGTCGAAGGTGCTGCGCAGCGAGATGGGCACACCTGAGGGGAAACGCGGCCGCGGAGAAGGGGACCAG gacTTACCTGTGTACAGTGAAGAGGTGGAGCTGGATAGCAGGGACCCAGAGGAGGACTACCAGGAATATAAActaacctgtgaagctctggccCAACTGATGAACGACATCCAGGAGCAGAAAGCCAACGGCGCCAAGGATGGg TGTACTgagatagaggagaagaggatgcAGAGCTGTATCCACTTTATGAGTCTGAAGAAACTCAACCGCCTGGCTCACATGAGACTGAAGAGGGGGAGAGACCAGACACACGAG GGCAAGCAGAGAGTGGATGTGTTGCACCTGCAGCTCCAGAACCTGCTCTATGAGGTCATGCACCTGCAGAAGGAGATCAGCAAGTGTCTGGAGTTCAA gtcaAAGCATGAAGAGATAGATCTTGTGAGTGTAGATGAGTTCTACCAGGAGGCCCCCCCTGAGACATCCCGCAGCCCCCTCACCAAGGACGACACCCACCAACTCACACTGGCCAGGCTGGACTGGGAACTGGAGCAGAGAAAgag gctggcTGAGCAGTACAAGGAGTCTCTGTCCAGTAAGGAGAAGATCCAGAAAGGCATTGAGGTTAAGAAGGAACACCTGAGTTCTCTACAGCCTGGACTCAACGCTATCATGCAG GCATCCCTCCCGGTCCAGGAGTACCTCTCCATGCCGTTTGAACAgacccagagacagacagagatcgcCCGccacctccccccctctctctatgtccTACTGGTACAGGCCAGCGCTTACGGACAGGCCTGcg ATAAGAGCCTGAGTGTGTCCATCAGTGGAGATGTGGACGAGGCCAAAGCTCTGTCTAAACCTCCAGAGGACTCCCAGG ATGATGATTCTGGTGATTCTGAtgcagaggaggagcaggagaaaaCT aagaGGAGGAGACCTACTACAGGTGGTCAGCTGGATGATAAGAGACGTGAGATGCTGAAGagacaccctctctccctctgcctagACCTCAAATgcaaag acggCAGTGTGCTGCATCTGTTCTTCTACTACCTGATGAACCTGAACATCATGACTGTCAAGGCCAAAGTCTCCACCGCCACAGACCTCACTGGAGCTATCAGTGCTGg GGAGCTGTTAAATTCTGACACGCTGCTCAACTGCCTGTATGCTAACGATCAGGGGCGCGAGACGCCCAACCCTGCTAACCGCTACCAGTTTGATAAAGTGGG GATCAGTTCATTTGGAGACTACGTGGCAGAGCTGGGTCATCCCTACCTGTGGGTGCAGAGACTGGGAGGACTGCAGTTCCCAAGTGACGCCccagag ggtgtgCATGCAGGCAGTTCTCTGAGTGCCAGTCACATGGAGAGCACCATGAAGCTGCTGAGAGGACGCGTCCAGTCACGCCTGGCCCTGCACAAACAGTTCTCCTCACTAG AGCACAGTATTGTTCCAGTGTCCAGTGAGTGCCAGCACCTGTTCCCTGCTAAGGTTCTCTCCCGCCTGGCTCGCTGGACTACCATCACACACCAGGAGTACACA AATCTGGTGTTCACGCAGCATGTGTCAGAAGCAGGTCTTGCTCGGGAGACTGACCTGTTCTTCATGGCCGTGGTGGAGAGAGGAACAG CTCGTCTTCAGGCTGCGGTGGTGTTGAACCCCCGTTACccagtcatttctcctctctttgcTGTCTCACTCAGCTGGAAGGGGGAGCGCAGTGGACGTACTGACGACAACCTTCGA GCCATGGAGAGTGAGGTGAACGTTTTCAAATCGGAGCTCCAGGGGCCCCGCCCAGGCCACCAGCTGCTGACCAATCAGGTGGCTCGTCTGGGTGTCTGTCTGGACGTGTACCTGGAGACAGACGGACAGGACGACAGTGTGGAGGGACCACGGGAGTTCCCCAGAGAGAAGATGTGTCTACGCACTGTCag GGGTCCGAACCGTCTGAAGCCGTTCAAGTACAACCACCCCCAGGGCTTCTTCAGTCACCGCtga
- the LOC121573754 gene encoding THO complex subunit 5 homolog isoform X1 — translation MSDALKKRKSKVLRSEMGTPEGKRGRGEGDQVSTAEEMRGVDSINSGGEGVKDLPVYSEEVELDSRDPEEDYQEYKLTCEALAQLMNDIQEQKANGAKDGCTEIEEKRMQSCIHFMSLKKLNRLAHMRLKRGRDQTHEGKQRVDVLHLQLQNLLYEVMHLQKEISKCLEFKSKHEEIDLVSVDEFYQEAPPETSRSPLTKDDTHQLTLARLDWELEQRKRLAEQYKESLSSKEKIQKGIEVKKEHLSSLQPGLNAIMQASLPVQEYLSMPFEQTQRQTEIARHLPPSLYVLLVQASAYGQACDKSLSVSISGDVDEAKALSKPPEDSQDDDSGDSDAEEEQEKTKRRRPTTGGQLDDKRREMLKRHPLSLCLDLKCKDGSVLHLFFYYLMNLNIMTVKAKVSTATDLTGAISAGELLNSDTLLNCLYANDQGRETPNPANRYQFDKVGISSFGDYVAELGHPYLWVQRLGGLQFPSDAPEGVHAGSSLSASHMESTMKLLRGRVQSRLALHKQFSSLEHSIVPVSSECQHLFPAKVLSRLARWTTITHQEYTNLVFTQHVSEAGLARETDLFFMAVVERGTARLQAAVVLNPRYPVISPLFAVSLSWKGERSGRTDDNLRAMESEVNVFKSELQGPRPGHQLLTNQVARLGVCLDVYLETDGQDDSVEGPREFPREKMCLRTVRGPNRLKPFKYNHPQGFFSHR, via the exons ATGTCAGACGCCCTGAAGAAGCGCAAGTCGAAGGTGCTGCGCAGCGAGATGGGCACACCTGAGGGGAAACGCGGCCGCGGAGAAGGGGACCAGGTGAGCACtgcagaggagatgagaggggtgGACAGCATAAACAGTGGGGGTGAGGGGGTCAAG gacTTACCTGTGTACAGTGAAGAGGTGGAGCTGGATAGCAGGGACCCAGAGGAGGACTACCAGGAATATAAActaacctgtgaagctctggccCAACTGATGAACGACATCCAGGAGCAGAAAGCCAACGGCGCCAAGGATGGg TGTACTgagatagaggagaagaggatgcAGAGCTGTATCCACTTTATGAGTCTGAAGAAACTCAACCGCCTGGCTCACATGAGACTGAAGAGGGGGAGAGACCAGACACACGAG GGCAAGCAGAGAGTGGATGTGTTGCACCTGCAGCTCCAGAACCTGCTCTATGAGGTCATGCACCTGCAGAAGGAGATCAGCAAGTGTCTGGAGTTCAA gtcaAAGCATGAAGAGATAGATCTTGTGAGTGTAGATGAGTTCTACCAGGAGGCCCCCCCTGAGACATCCCGCAGCCCCCTCACCAAGGACGACACCCACCAACTCACACTGGCCAGGCTGGACTGGGAACTGGAGCAGAGAAAgag gctggcTGAGCAGTACAAGGAGTCTCTGTCCAGTAAGGAGAAGATCCAGAAAGGCATTGAGGTTAAGAAGGAACACCTGAGTTCTCTACAGCCTGGACTCAACGCTATCATGCAG GCATCCCTCCCGGTCCAGGAGTACCTCTCCATGCCGTTTGAACAgacccagagacagacagagatcgcCCGccacctccccccctctctctatgtccTACTGGTACAGGCCAGCGCTTACGGACAGGCCTGcg ATAAGAGCCTGAGTGTGTCCATCAGTGGAGATGTGGACGAGGCCAAAGCTCTGTCTAAACCTCCAGAGGACTCCCAGG ATGATGATTCTGGTGATTCTGAtgcagaggaggagcaggagaaaaCT aagaGGAGGAGACCTACTACAGGTGGTCAGCTGGATGATAAGAGACGTGAGATGCTGAAGagacaccctctctccctctgcctagACCTCAAATgcaaag acggCAGTGTGCTGCATCTGTTCTTCTACTACCTGATGAACCTGAACATCATGACTGTCAAGGCCAAAGTCTCCACCGCCACAGACCTCACTGGAGCTATCAGTGCTGg GGAGCTGTTAAATTCTGACACGCTGCTCAACTGCCTGTATGCTAACGATCAGGGGCGCGAGACGCCCAACCCTGCTAACCGCTACCAGTTTGATAAAGTGGG GATCAGTTCATTTGGAGACTACGTGGCAGAGCTGGGTCATCCCTACCTGTGGGTGCAGAGACTGGGAGGACTGCAGTTCCCAAGTGACGCCccagag ggtgtgCATGCAGGCAGTTCTCTGAGTGCCAGTCACATGGAGAGCACCATGAAGCTGCTGAGAGGACGCGTCCAGTCACGCCTGGCCCTGCACAAACAGTTCTCCTCACTAG AGCACAGTATTGTTCCAGTGTCCAGTGAGTGCCAGCACCTGTTCCCTGCTAAGGTTCTCTCCCGCCTGGCTCGCTGGACTACCATCACACACCAGGAGTACACA AATCTGGTGTTCACGCAGCATGTGTCAGAAGCAGGTCTTGCTCGGGAGACTGACCTGTTCTTCATGGCCGTGGTGGAGAGAGGAACAG CTCGTCTTCAGGCTGCGGTGGTGTTGAACCCCCGTTACccagtcatttctcctctctttgcTGTCTCACTCAGCTGGAAGGGGGAGCGCAGTGGACGTACTGACGACAACCTTCGA GCCATGGAGAGTGAGGTGAACGTTTTCAAATCGGAGCTCCAGGGGCCCCGCCCAGGCCACCAGCTGCTGACCAATCAGGTGGCTCGTCTGGGTGTCTGTCTGGACGTGTACCTGGAGACAGACGGACAGGACGACAGTGTGGAGGGACCACGGGAGTTCCCCAGAGAGAAGATGTGTCTACGCACTGTCag GGGTCCGAACCGTCTGAAGCCGTTCAAGTACAACCACCCCCAGGGCTTCTTCAGTCACCGCtga